gtgaatggtttctcccctgtgtgactGCGTTGGTGGTCAAGGAGGTGTGATGGTCGCGCAAATGATTTGCCACATGCttcacatgtgaatggtttctcacCAGTATGAATACGTTGGTGTACACGGAGGTGGGTTGAGTTTGAGAAAGATTTTTTGCACACTTCACATCTAAATGGCTTTTCCCCTGTGTGACTGCGTTGATGAAGTTGGAGGTGTGAAGACTGCGAAAATGATCTGTTGCACATCTTACacatgaatggtttctccccagtgtgtagGCGTTGGTGTCTGCGAAGATGTGATGAGACCGAGAATGATTTATCACAAACCTCACACGTGAAGGGCTTCTCACCAGTGTGAATGCGTCGGTGTTTCACAAGTGTTGATGAGTGAGTGAAGGCTCGATCACATACTTCACACCTGAAAGGTTTCTCACCTGTGTGAATCCTCTGATGTATCAAGAGATCAGATGAGTGGCTGAAAGCcatctcacaaacctcacacCTGAAGGGTTTGTCACCTGTGTGAATACGTTGGTGTGTCAGGAGGGTTGTCGATACAGCAAACGATTTATCACAAACTTTGCATTTGAATGGTCTTTCCCCTGTATGAATGTATCGGTGTGCATGGAGATGTGATGACCGTGagaatgatttctcacacacctcACATATGAATGGCTTCTCC
This genomic stretch from Chiloscyllium plagiosum isolate BGI_BamShark_2017 chromosome 37, ASM401019v2, whole genome shotgun sequence harbors:
- the LOC122541619 gene encoding zinc finger protein 271-like, with the translated sequence MEDKLFKCGACDQDSSKSSALMKHKCIHTMEKPFICEVCEKSFSRSSHLHAHRYIHTGERPFKCKVCDKSFAVSTTLLTHQRIHTGDKPFRCEVCEMAFSHSSDLLIHQRIHTGEKPFRCEVCDRAFTHSSTLVKHRRIHTGEKPFTCEVCDKSFSVSSHLRRHQRLHTGEKPFMCKMCNRSFSQSSHLQLHQRSHTGEKPFRCEVCKKSFSNSTHLRVHQRIHTGEKPFTCEACGKSFARPSHLLDHQRSHTGEKPFTCGLCDKSFSRSSTLLNHQRIHTGEKPFTCEVCDKSFSDSSNFRVHQRIHTEVKVFTC